The Bacillus mesophilus DNA segment TTCTAGCTACTGCTTTCGCTTGCATCGAGATGCCTCCTCTCATTAACGTCTTGTTTTCTTATCGTCACTATCGTGACCTTTATACGAACGTGTAGGTGCAAATTCACCTAATTTATGTCCAACCATGTCTTCAGTAACATATACTGGTACATGCTTACGGCCATCATAAACAGCAATTGTGTGACCAATGAATTGTGGGAAAATAGTAGAACGACGAGACCAAGTTTTAATAACTTGTTTTTGTCCTGCTTCAGTCATTTTCTCAACTTTGCTCATTAAATGATCATCAACGAATGGTCCTTTTTTCAAGCTGCGACCCATACTTGACCCTCCCTTCGAATTCGAGCTACGGTTCTAGTGAACCGTAGTACAAACCCGTTATTTTTTACGACGACGTACAATAAACTTATCAGACTTGTTTTTCTTCTTACGAGTCTTGAAACCAAGTGTCGGCTTGCCCCATGGAGTCATAGGAGACTTACGACCGATTGGTGAACGACCTTCACCACCACCGTGTGGATGGTCATTAGGGTTCATTACAGATCCACGTACTGTAGGACGTTTGCCTAACCAACGAGAACGACCTGCTTTACCAATTTTGATTAGTTCATGTTGTTCGTTACCTACTTGACCGATTGAAGCACGGCAAGTCGCAAGAATCATACGAACTTCACCAGAAGTTAAACGTACTAATACATATTTACCTTCTTTACCAAGTACTTGTGCAGAAGAACCAGCAGAACGTACTAATTGTCCACCTTTTCCAGGCTTAAGCTCGATATTATGGATAACTGTACCAACTGGAATATTTGCTAATGGTAATGCATTACCTACTTTAATATCAGCTTCAGTACCTGAAGTGATTTGCATCCCCACTTGAAGACCTTTAGGAGCTAAGATATAACGCTTTTCTCCATCTAGATAATGAATTAATGCAATGTTTGCCGAACGGTTTGGATCATATTCGATTGTAGCAACGCGTCCTGGTATACCATCTTTGTCGCGTTTAAAATCGATAATACGATATTGGCGCTTATGTCCGCCACCTTGATGACGCACAGTGATTTTACCTTGGTTATTACGACCAGCCTTTTTGCTTAAAGGTGCTAGTAATGACTTTTCTGGCTTGTCTGTAGTGATCTCAGCAAAGTCAGAAGCTGTCATTCCACGACGACCATTAGAGGTTGGTTTATACTTTTTAATCGCCATTTTCGTTTCCCTCCTTATCTATAAAAATTATACTTCAAAAAATTCTATTTCTTTGCTTTCAGCAGTTAGCTTAACAATCGCCTTTTTACGACGTGGAGTGTATCCACTGTGACGACCCATACGCTTAAACTTACCTTTATAGTTTTGAACATTAACCTTTTCAACTTTAACGTTAAAGATTTCTTCGATAGCATCTTTAACTTCAGTCTTATTAGCTCTTAAATCCACTTCAAACGTGTACTTCTTTTCCGCCATTAAATCAGCAGAACGTTCAGTAATCACGGGGCGCTTAATAATATCACGAGGATCTCTCATTATGCAAGCACCTCCTCTACTTTTTCCACCGCAGCTTTAGTCATTAAAAGCTTGTCGTGGTTTAATACATCTAGTACGTTAACTCCGTCTGCAGCAACGACTGTTACTCCTGGGATGTTACGTGCAGCTAGCTCAACCGCTTCGTTAGCGTCTCCAGTAACGATTAATGTTTTGCTGTCTACATTTAGTCCTTTTAATACTGTAACCATTTCCTTAGTCTTTGGAGCAGCAAGTGCTAGGTTATCAAGTACTAAAATGTTTTCTTCAAGTACTTTCGTTGATAAAGCTGACTTAATAGCTAAACGACGTACTTTTTTTGGTAATTTGAAGCTATAGCTTCTTGGAGTTGGACCGAACACGATACCACCACCACGCCATTGTGGAGAGCGAATAGAACCTTGACGTGCACGTCCAGTTCCTTTTTGACGCCATGGCTTACGTCCACCACCACGTACTTCAGAACGATTTTTTACTTTGTGAGATCCTTGACGTAAGGAAGCTCTTTGCATGATAACAGCATCGAATAATACACTCTCGTTCGGCTCAATTCCGAATACAGAATCATTTAATTCGATTTCTCCTACCGTTGAACCTGTTTGGTTATACAATGCAACTTTCGGCATTTGTACTCCTCCTTTCTTGTAAATATTTATTTAGATTTAACTGAACTTTTAACAGTAACTAAAGCTCTTTTAGGTCCCGGAACATTTCCTTTAATTAATAAAAGATTACGTTCAACGTCTACCTTAACGATTTCTAGGTTTTGTACAGTAATTTGTTCTCCACCCATTTGTCCAGCTAACTTTTTACCTTTGAAAACACGGTTTGGAGCAACTGGTCCCATTGACCCTGGGCGACGATGGTAACGAGAACCGTGAGACATTGGTCCGCGTGATTGTCCGTGGCGCTTAATTACACCTTGGAAACCTTTACCTTTTGAAATTCCTGTTACATCTACTGCTTCGCCTTCAGCGAAAATACTAACATTGACTTCCTGACCAACTTCTAATTCAGAAGTTCCACGTAATTCACGGATGAAGCGCTTAGGAGCAGTGTTTGCTTTAGTAGCATGGCCCTTTTGCGGCTTGTTAGCGCGATTTTCTTTAAGGTTGTCAAAGCCTAATTGTACTGCTTCATAACCATCAGTTTCTGCAGTCTTCTTTTGTAACACCACGTTTGGTGCTGCTTCAACTACAGTTACAGGGATTAAGTTGCCATTTTCAGTAAACACTTGCGTCATACCGAGCTTTCTACCTAAGATTCCTTTGGTCATTCGTCACACCTCCTACTTTCTTTTCATTTATGTTTATTAAAGTTTAATTTCGATGTCTACACCAGACGGTAGATCTAATCTCATTAGAGAATCAACCGTTTGTGGCGTTGGATTAATGATGTCGATTAAGCGCTTATGTGTACGCATTTCGAATTGCTCACGAGAATCCTTATACTTATGGACCGCACGAAGAATCGTGTATACTGACTTTTCAGTCGGTAATGGGATTGGACCTGAAACAGAAGCACCTGAACGCTTTGCAGTTTCAACAATCTTCTCAGCCGATTGGTCAAGAATTCGGTGGTCATACGCCTTTAAACGGATACGAATTTTTTCTTTTGCCATTATTTTCCCTCCTTTTCGCCTATTTGGAATAGACAGTTCTCAGTGAAAATTTCCTTACACTCGCCATGGCAAAGCGGCCGGGTGTATCAGCAACCTTTCACATCATCGCAGTCAAAGACCAACATTGTCTATTATAATAAATAATAACTATGAATGCAAGAAAAACATGAATAATTTCTGTTTTTACGCACTAAGATATTATAACTTTTAAAATTGTAATATGCAAGTTGATATGCAATTTATATAATAGCAGTTTTTTCTATTTGATAGTATTCTATATATAATAGAAGAAACTGAATTTTTGGTTTTAAATTGTTATTAAATTTAGTGCTACAAAGTTGTATTTATTACGCTCTCTATGATTGATTTATAGAAAATTTAATAACTAACTATCGTTTTTGCTGCATATTTAAATATACATCTTTATCGGCACCTATTTTGCCTTATTGCTAAAATAATTTAATGAGTCCATTGGTTAAAATCAAACAAAAAAAACAGATACACAAATGTGTATCTGTTTTTTAACTATTATTACTCTTGAATTGAAGCTACTACACCAGCGCCTACAGTACGTCCACCCTCACGGATAGAGAACTTTGTACCTTCTTCAACAGCGATTGGAGCAATTAGTTCAACTGTCATTTCGATGTTGTCACCAGGCATAACCATTTCTACGCCTTCTGGAAGATTACAAATACCAGTAATATCAGAAGTACGGAAATAGAATTGTGGACGGTAGTTTGTGAAGAATGGAGTATGACGTCCACCTTCTTCTTTTGAAAGAACATAAACTTCCGCTTTGAACTTAGTGTGTGGAGTGATCGTCTTAGGTTTAGCTAAAACTTGTCCGCGCTCGATATCTTCACGAGCTACACCACGAAGTAATGCACCAATGTTGTCTCCAGCTTCTGCATAATCAAGAAGCTTACGGAACATTTCAACTCCAGTTACAGTAGTTGACTTAGGCTCTTCAGTGAAACCAACGATTTCAATTACGTCACCAACTTTAACTACTCCACGCTCTACACGACCAGTAGCAACTGTTCCACGACCTGTGATTGAGAATACATCCTCAACTGGCATCATGAACGGCTTTTCTGTGTCACGCTCAGGAGTTGGGATATAAGAATCTACAGCTTCCATAAGCTCATAGATTTTAGCTTCCCATTGCTCTTCTCCTTCTAAAGCTTTAAGAGCAGATCCACGAATTACAGGAGTGTCATCTCCAGGGAAGTCGTACTCAGAAAGAAGGTCACGTACTTCCATTTCAACTAATTCAAGTAATTCTTCGTCGTCTACCATGTCACACTTGTTTAAGAATACTACAAGGTGAGGTACACCAACCTGACGAGATAATAGGATGTGCTCACGAGTTTGTGGCATTGGACCATCAGTTGCAGAAACAACTAGGATTCCGCCGTCCATTTGAGCAGCACCAGTGATCATGTTCTTAACATAGTCAGCATGTCCTGGGCAGTCAACGTGTGCATAGTGACGGTTGTCAGTTTCATACTCAACGTGTGCAGTTGAGATTGTGATACCACGCTCTCTTTCTTCAGGAGCAGCATCAATTTGATCATAGTTCATTGCAGTTCCTCTTCCGTATTTCTTATGAAGAGTGATTGTAATAGCAGCAGTTAATGTAGTTTTACCATGGTCAACGTGTCCGATTGTACCAATGTTAGCATGTGGTTTTGAACGGTCGAATTTCTCTTTACCCATTTCGAAAATCCTCCTTAGAATATAAATAAAATTTTACTACTAGATATATAAGTATGTAATGCATTGAAAGGGTCTTGTTTATACAGGACCACTTTCAAGACCTACATAAGTAGTTATACTTTAGAATGAGGTGAAAATCAATTATTCACCTTTATTTTTTTTAATAATTTCTTCTTGGATCGACTTCGGCACATCTTCATAGTGATCAAAGTGCATTGTAAATACTCCGCGACCTTGAGTGTTAGAACGAAGTGCTGTTGCATATCCAAACATTTCTGAAAGTGGAACCATTGAACGAACTACTTGAGCATTACCACGAGCTTCCATACCTTCTACACGTCCACGACGAGCAGTGATACCACCCATGATATCTCCCATGTATTCTTCAGGGATTACAACTTCAACTCTCATGATTGGTTCTAATACCACTGGACTACATTTTGAAGCAGCCGATTTAAGTGCCATAGATGCAGCAATCTTAAATGCCATTTCTGATGAGTCAACATCATGGTACGATCCATCAAATAGTCTAGCTTTGATGTCAACTAGTGGGAAACCAGCTAAAACACCATTTTGAAGAGCATCTTCAAGTCCAGCTTGAACTGCAGGGATATATTCACGAGGAACAGTACCACCTACAACACCGTTTTCGAACTCAAATCCTTTTCCTTCTTCGTTAGGAGAGAACTCAATCCAAACGTGTCCGTATTGTCCACGTCCACCTGATTGACGTGCAAACTTCCCTTCTACAGATGCAGAACCACGGAAAGTTTCACGGTAGGCAACCTGAGGTGCACCTACGTTAGCTTCTACCTTGAACTCACGTCTCATACGGTCAACTAGAATATCTAGGTGAAGCTCACCCATACCCGCGATAATCGTTTGGCCAGTTTCTTGATCAGTGTGTGCTCTGAAAGTAGGATCTTCTTCCTGAAGCTTTTGTAAAGCAGTAGTCATCTTGTCTTGGTCACCTTTAGACTTAGGTTCAACAGATAACTGAATTACAGGCTCAGGGAAATTCATTGATTCTAGGATAACTAGTGCTTTTTCA contains these protein-coding regions:
- the rpsS gene encoding 30S ribosomal protein S19 — protein: MGRSLKKGPFVDDHLMSKVEKMTEAGQKQVIKTWSRRSTIFPQFIGHTIAVYDGRKHVPVYVTEDMVGHKLGEFAPTRSYKGHDSDDKKTRR
- the rplB gene encoding 50S ribosomal protein L2, with the protein product MAIKKYKPTSNGRRGMTASDFAEITTDKPEKSLLAPLSKKAGRNNQGKITVRHQGGGHKRQYRIIDFKRDKDGIPGRVATIEYDPNRSANIALIHYLDGEKRYILAPKGLQVGMQITSGTEADIKVGNALPLANIPVGTVIHNIELKPGKGGQLVRSAGSSAQVLGKEGKYVLVRLTSGEVRMILATCRASIGQVGNEQHELIKIGKAGRSRWLGKRPTVRGSVMNPNDHPHGGGEGRSPIGRKSPMTPWGKPTLGFKTRKKKNKSDKFIVRRRKK
- the rplW gene encoding 50S ribosomal protein L23 — encoded protein: MRDPRDIIKRPVITERSADLMAEKKYTFEVDLRANKTEVKDAIEEIFNVKVEKVNVQNYKGKFKRMGRHSGYTPRRKKAIVKLTAESKEIEFFEV
- the rplD gene encoding 50S ribosomal protein L4; amino-acid sequence: MPKVALYNQTGSTVGEIELNDSVFGIEPNESVLFDAVIMQRASLRQGSHKVKNRSEVRGGGRKPWRQKGTGRARQGSIRSPQWRGGGIVFGPTPRSYSFKLPKKVRRLAIKSALSTKVLEENILVLDNLALAAPKTKEMVTVLKGLNVDSKTLIVTGDANEAVELAARNIPGVTVVAADGVNVLDVLNHDKLLMTKAAVEKVEEVLA
- the rplC gene encoding 50S ribosomal protein L3; this encodes MTKGILGRKLGMTQVFTENGNLIPVTVVEAAPNVVLQKKTAETDGYEAVQLGFDNLKENRANKPQKGHATKANTAPKRFIRELRGTSELEVGQEVNVSIFAEGEAVDVTGISKGKGFQGVIKRHGQSRGPMSHGSRYHRRPGSMGPVAPNRVFKGKKLAGQMGGEQITVQNLEIVKVDVERNLLLIKGNVPGPKRALVTVKSSVKSK
- the rpsJ gene encoding 30S ribosomal protein S10; the protein is MAKEKIRIRLKAYDHRILDQSAEKIVETAKRSGASVSGPIPLPTEKSVYTILRAVHKYKDSREQFEMRTHKRLIDIINPTPQTVDSLMRLDLPSGVDIEIKL
- the tuf gene encoding elongation factor Tu — its product is MGKEKFDRSKPHANIGTIGHVDHGKTTLTAAITITLHKKYGRGTAMNYDQIDAAPEERERGITISTAHVEYETDNRHYAHVDCPGHADYVKNMITGAAQMDGGILVVSATDGPMPQTREHILLSRQVGVPHLVVFLNKCDMVDDEELLELVEMEVRDLLSEYDFPGDDTPVIRGSALKALEGEEQWEAKIYELMEAVDSYIPTPERDTEKPFMMPVEDVFSITGRGTVATGRVERGVVKVGDVIEIVGFTEEPKSTTVTGVEMFRKLLDYAEAGDNIGALLRGVAREDIERGQVLAKPKTITPHTKFKAEVYVLSKEEGGRHTPFFTNYRPQFYFRTSDITGICNLPEGVEMVMPGDNIEMTVELIAPIAVEEGTKFSIREGGRTVGAGVVASIQE